One window of the Janthinobacterium sp. PAMC25594 genome contains the following:
- the urtB gene encoding urea ABC transporter permease subunit UrtB produces the protein MQLLLKLLVLSCLLLSSLAQAAIPPDLLKPLAGDDPDARVAAVAQIAALATPEAARVLHALRDDALYAAPDGKVYVVDGDQAYDPATGQLGAVPDGIDGVMVNNRLRAAVAGALSGLQLLAPQRAERLAAAQALQKAVDPAQLPLIRTALARESDADIKQILQVLIASANLHAPDAATRKAAVQALAGSSDARLLPVLQAMLEKEGEPDESVQLAAIETMRQIKGRVARMELAGNVFYGISLGSVLLLAALGLAITFGLMGIINMAHGELLMIGAYTTYLCQLFFRSYLPGMQEAYLLAALPAAFFVAGLVGVMLERTVIRWLYGRPLETLLATWGISLILMQTVRTIFGAQNVEVANPAWMSGGVSVLGGLVLPYNRLAIIGFAIVVVAAVWLILNKTRLGLFVRAVTQNRRMADCVGVATGKVDMLTFGLGSGIAGLGGVALSQLGNVGPDLGQSYIVDSFMVVVLGGVGQLAGTVIAALGLGEVNKFLEPVAGAVLAKIAILVFIIIFIQRRPQGLFAMKGRSVE, from the coding sequence ATGCAGCTCCTCCTCAAACTGCTGGTCCTCTCCTGCCTGTTGCTATCCTCGCTGGCGCAGGCCGCCATCCCTCCCGACCTGCTCAAGCCGCTGGCCGGCGACGATCCCGACGCCAGGGTCGCCGCCGTGGCGCAGATCGCCGCCCTGGCCACGCCCGAGGCCGCCCGTGTGCTGCACGCCTTGCGGGACGACGCCTTGTATGCCGCGCCCGATGGCAAGGTGTATGTCGTCGATGGCGACCAAGCCTACGATCCGGCCACGGGGCAGCTGGGTGCCGTGCCGGACGGCATCGACGGCGTGATGGTCAACAACCGCTTGCGCGCGGCCGTGGCGGGCGCCTTGTCGGGCTTGCAGCTGCTGGCACCGCAGCGCGCCGAACGGCTGGCCGCCGCGCAAGCCTTGCAGAAGGCCGTCGATCCTGCGCAGCTTCCCCTGATCCGCACCGCGCTGGCGCGGGAAAGCGATGCTGACATCAAACAGATCTTGCAGGTGCTGATCGCCAGCGCCAACCTGCATGCGCCGGACGCCGCCACGCGCAAGGCCGCCGTGCAGGCGCTGGCCGGCAGCAGCGATGCGCGTCTGCTGCCCGTGCTGCAAGCCATGCTGGAAAAGGAAGGCGAGCCGGACGAATCCGTGCAGCTGGCCGCCATCGAAACCATGCGCCAGATCAAGGGCAGAGTGGCGCGCATGGAATTGGCCGGCAATGTGTTCTACGGCATATCTTTGGGCAGCGTGCTGCTGCTGGCGGCGCTGGGCCTGGCCATCACGTTTGGCTTGATGGGCATCATCAACATGGCGCATGGCGAATTGCTGATGATAGGCGCTTACACGACCTATCTGTGCCAGCTGTTTTTCCGCAGCTACTTGCCCGGCATGCAGGAGGCGTATCTGCTGGCAGCGCTGCCGGCCGCCTTTTTTGTTGCCGGCCTGGTGGGCGTGATGCTGGAGCGCACGGTGATTCGCTGGCTGTACGGGCGGCCGCTGGAAACCCTGCTGGCCACCTGGGGCATCAGCCTGATCCTGATGCAAACGGTGCGCACGATCTTCGGCGCGCAAAATGTGGAAGTGGCGAACCCGGCCTGGATGTCGGGCGGCGTCAGCGTGCTGGGCGGCCTCGTGCTGCCGTACAACCGGCTGGCCATCATCGGCTTTGCCATCGTCGTCGTGGCGGCCGTGTGGTTGATCCTGAACAAGACACGGCTGGGCCTGTTCGTGCGGGCCGTCACGCAAAACCGCCGCATGGCCGATTGCGTGGGCGTGGCCACGGGCAAGGTCGACATGCTGACCTTCGGCCTCGGTTCCGGCATCGCGGGACTGGGCGGCGTGGCCCTGTCGCAGCTGGGCAATGTGGGGCCGGACCTGGGCCAAAGCTACATCGTCGACTCCTTCATGGTGGTGGTGCTCGGCGGCGTGGGCCAGCTGGCCGGCACCGTGATCGCCGCGCTGGGCCTGGGTGAAGTCAACAAATTCCTCGAACCGGTGGCGGGCGCCGTGCTGGCGAAGATCGCCATTCTGGTATTCATCATCATTTTCATCCAGCGCCGGCCGCAGGGCCTGTTTGCCATGAAGGGACGCAGCGTCGAATGA
- the urtC gene encoding urea ABC transporter permease subunit UrtC, with the protein MTTSYPIKQGLFTRPVWLAIAACTVLAALLPIFNLAFAEGHALHVSAYTVALVGKFMCYALAALALDLVWGYTGILSLGHGVFFALGAYAHGMYLMRAIGDQGQYHSSLPDFMVFLDWKTYPWYWAFTEHFWYCMALVVLVPGVLAFVFGYFAFRSRIKGVYFSIITQAMTYAFMLLFFRNDTGFGGNNGFTDFKTILGHSITAPATRAVLFLLTLTFLLAALIGARAIVRSKLGRVLQGVRDSEARLMFLGYNPLWFKLFVWTLSAVLCGIAGALYVPQVGIINPSEMSPANSIEMVVWVAVGGRGTLLGPILGAFTVNGLKSWFTAALPELWLFALGLLFIVVTLFMQQGMLGVLSKLRRKPAVAEEAA; encoded by the coding sequence ATGACTACCTCCTATCCGATCAAGCAGGGCCTGTTCACGCGGCCCGTCTGGCTGGCGATTGCCGCCTGCACGGTGCTGGCAGCGCTGTTGCCGATTTTTAACCTGGCGTTTGCCGAAGGGCATGCGCTGCACGTGTCCGCCTACACAGTGGCGCTGGTGGGCAAGTTCATGTGCTATGCGCTGGCCGCGCTGGCGCTGGACCTCGTCTGGGGCTACACGGGCATCCTGTCGCTGGGCCACGGCGTATTCTTTGCGCTGGGCGCGTATGCGCACGGCATGTATCTGATGCGCGCCATCGGCGACCAGGGCCAGTACCACAGCAGCTTGCCCGACTTCATGGTGTTTCTCGACTGGAAGACTTACCCGTGGTACTGGGCCTTCACGGAACACTTCTGGTATTGCATGGCCCTCGTCGTGCTGGTGCCAGGCGTGCTGGCTTTTGTCTTCGGTTACTTTGCGTTTCGTTCGCGCATCAAGGGCGTGTATTTTTCCATCATCACGCAAGCGATGACGTATGCGTTCATGCTCTTGTTCTTCCGTAATGACACCGGCTTTGGCGGCAACAACGGTTTCACGGATTTCAAGACGATATTGGGCCACAGCATCACGGCACCCGCCACCCGGGCCGTGCTGTTCCTGCTGACGCTCACCTTCCTGCTGGCCGCCTTGATCGGTGCGCGCGCCATTGTCCGCTCGAAACTGGGCCGCGTACTGCAGGGCGTGCGCGACAGCGAGGCGCGCTTGATGTTTCTTGGCTACAACCCGCTGTGGTTCAAGCTGTTCGTGTGGACTTTATCAGCCGTGCTGTGCGGCATCGCTGGCGCCCTGTACGTGCCGCAGGTGGGCATCATCAACCCGTCCGAGATGTCGCCGGCCAACTCCATCGAAATGGTCGTGTGGGTGGCCGTGGGCGGGCGGGGCACCTTGCTCGGCCCGATTCTGGGCGCCTTCACCGTGAACGGCTTGAAAAGCTGGTTCACGGCCGCCTTGCCAGAGCTGTGGCTGTTCGCGCTGGGCCTGCTGTTCATCGTCGTCACCCTGTTCATGCAGCAAGGCATGCTGGGCGTGTTGAGCAAGCTCAGACGCAAGCCCGCCGTGGCAGAGGAGGCCGCATGA
- the urtD gene encoding urea ABC transporter ATP-binding protein UrtD, which yields MSIRMLPGMAGAEAGPTYSRVKGEGVDTTHGAILYLEDISVSFDGFKAINKLSLDISVGELRCIIGPNGAGKTTMMDVITGKTRPTSGTAWFGQTMNLATMTEAQIAHAGIGRKFQRPTVFEQHTVFDNLELAMKMDKRVAPTLFARLTSEQAGRIEAILRLIRLNGHEARLAGLLSHGQKQWLEIGMLLMQEPQLILLDEPVAGMSDAETARTAELLNELRGKHSIMVVEYDMGFVTEIAQQGIVTVLHEGAVLAQGRMDEVQADERVIEVYLGR from the coding sequence ATGAGTATCCGCATGTTGCCCGGCATGGCCGGCGCCGAAGCTGGTCCCACGTATTCGCGCGTGAAAGGCGAGGGCGTCGATACGACGCACGGCGCCATTTTGTACCTGGAAGACATCAGCGTGTCGTTCGATGGCTTCAAGGCCATCAACAAGCTGAGCCTCGATATTTCCGTGGGCGAGTTGCGCTGCATCATCGGCCCTAACGGGGCGGGCAAGACGACGATGATGGATGTCATCACGGGCAAGACGCGGCCCACGTCCGGCACGGCCTGGTTCGGCCAGACCATGAATCTGGCCACCATGACGGAGGCGCAAATCGCCCATGCGGGCATCGGCCGCAAGTTCCAGCGCCCCACCGTGTTCGAACAGCACACGGTGTTCGATAACCTGGAACTGGCGATGAAGATGGACAAGCGCGTGGCGCCCACCCTGTTTGCCCGTTTGACGTCCGAGCAGGCAGGCAGGATCGAAGCGATATTGCGCTTGATACGCCTGAACGGCCACGAGGCGCGGCTGGCGGGCTTGCTGTCGCATGGGCAAAAGCAGTGGCTGGAAATCGGCATGCTCTTGATGCAGGAGCCGCAGCTGATCCTGCTGGACGAACCGGTGGCCGGCATGTCGGACGCGGAAACGGCGCGCACGGCGGAGTTGCTCAATGAATTGCGCGGCAAGCATTCGATCATGGTGGTTGAGTACGACATGGGTTTCGTCACGGAAATTGCCCAGCAAGGCATCGTCACCGTGCTGCACGAAGGGGCCGTGCTGGCGCAGGGCCGCATGGACGAAGTGCAAGCCGACGAGAGAGTCATCGAAGTCTATCTGGGAAGGTAA
- the urtE gene encoding urea ABC transporter ATP-binding subunit UrtE, translated as MLEVQQLNQYYGSSHTLRGINLSARKGECLALLGRNGVGKTTLLKCLMGVLPVAQGKVVFQGRDITKLAPHARAKLGIAYVPQGRDIFARLTVEENLLMGMAVKRGRQASRIDPHVYELFPVLKEMLQRRGGDLSGGQQQQLAIARALLAEPQLIIFDEPTEGIQPSVIKDIGRVIALLKQRGDMAIVLCEQYFDFARALADDFIVLSRGSVVASGTAEQMDGEEVKRHLAV; from the coding sequence ATGCTCGAAGTGCAACAGTTAAATCAATACTATGGCTCCTCGCATACCTTGCGTGGCATCAATCTGTCGGCGCGCAAGGGCGAATGCCTGGCCTTGCTGGGTCGCAATGGCGTGGGCAAGACGACCTTGTTGAAATGCCTGATGGGCGTGCTGCCCGTGGCGCAGGGCAAGGTGGTGTTCCAGGGGCGCGACATCACGAAACTGGCGCCGCATGCGCGGGCAAAGCTGGGTATCGCCTATGTGCCGCAGGGACGCGATATCTTTGCGCGCCTGACGGTCGAGGAAAACTTGCTGATGGGCATGGCGGTGAAGCGGGGCAGGCAAGCCTCGCGCATCGATCCCCACGTGTATGAGCTGTTTCCCGTACTCAAGGAGATGCTGCAGCGGCGCGGCGGCGATCTGTCTGGCGGGCAACAGCAGCAGCTGGCCATCGCCCGCGCGCTGCTGGCCGAGCCGCAACTGATCATCTTCGACGAGCCGACCGAGGGTATCCAGCCCTCCGTCATCAAGGATATCGGCAGGGTCATTGCCTTATTGAAACAGCGGGGCGACATGGCCATCGTGCTGTGCGAACAGTATTTCGATTTCGCCCGCGCACTGGCCGACGACTTCATCGTGCTGTCGCGCGGCAGCGTGGTGGCCAGCGGCACGGCGGAACAGATGGATGGCGAGGAGGTGAAGCGGCACCTGGCCGTGTAG
- a CDS encoding chromate transporter: MNPPLQLVLSAGDWLNLFGHYLMLSLMSIGGAISTTSEMHRFLVEQHGWLTQAQFNESIAIAQAAPGPNVLFVALMDWNVGMNAGSYTAAYLGVFITMVGIMLPSTTLTYVAAQWGYRNRDLRPVRAFKQGMAPIVVALLISTGMILGGANHDLRTDWPLWSLSIVAGLIIWRTKIHLLWLLAAGAVLGWLQLV; this comes from the coding sequence ATGAATCCGCCCCTGCAACTGGTGTTGAGCGCGGGCGACTGGCTGAACCTGTTCGGCCACTACCTGATGCTGTCGCTGATGTCGATCGGCGGCGCCATCTCCACCACCTCCGAAATGCACCGCTTCCTCGTCGAGCAGCACGGCTGGCTGACGCAGGCGCAATTCAATGAGTCGATCGCCATCGCCCAGGCCGCGCCCGGCCCGAACGTGCTGTTCGTCGCCCTGATGGACTGGAACGTGGGCATGAACGCGGGCAGCTACACGGCCGCCTACCTCGGCGTGTTCATCACGATGGTGGGCATCATGCTGCCCAGCACCACCCTCACCTATGTGGCGGCCCAGTGGGGCTACCGCAACCGCGACCTGCGCCCCGTGCGCGCCTTCAAGCAAGGCATGGCGCCCATCGTCGTCGCCCTGCTGATTTCCACGGGCATGATACTGGGCGGCGCCAACCATGACCTCCGCACGGACTGGCCCCTGTGGAGCCTGTCCATCGTGGCCGGCCTGATCATCTGGCGCACGAAGATCCATTTATTGTGGCTGCTGGCGGCCGGCGCCGTGCTGGGCTGGCTGCAGTTGGTGTAA
- a CDS encoding chromate transporter, which translates to MPSSPLSTLPPAPSRPQPASLADLFFSFTWLALQGFGGVLAVIQREMVERKRWLTQEEFLEDWAVAQIMPGPNVVNLSLMVGGRYFGLRGALAALAGMLAVPLVIVLLLGVLYTRFGDNPQMAGALRGMAAVSAGMIAATGVKLATALVKHPLPLWLTLSITVLGVLMVAVLRWPLLYILLGLGGIGCLLTYRKLSA; encoded by the coding sequence ATGCCCTCATCCCCCCTTTCCACCCTGCCGCCCGCCCCGTCCCGCCCGCAACCGGCCTCGCTGGCCGACCTGTTCTTCTCGTTCACCTGGCTGGCCTTGCAGGGGTTCGGCGGCGTGCTGGCCGTGATCCAGCGTGAAATGGTCGAACGCAAACGCTGGCTGACGCAGGAAGAATTCCTGGAAGACTGGGCCGTGGCGCAAATCATGCCAGGACCGAATGTCGTCAACCTGTCGCTGATGGTGGGCGGGCGCTATTTCGGCTTGCGGGGCGCGCTGGCGGCGCTGGCCGGCATGCTGGCCGTGCCCCTCGTCATCGTGCTGCTGCTGGGCGTGCTGTACACGCGCTTTGGCGACAACCCGCAGATGGCGGGCGCCTTGCGCGGCATGGCCGCCGTCTCGGCCGGCATGATCGCCGCCACAGGCGTGAAACTGGCGACCGCGCTGGTCAAACATCCGCTGCCCCTGTGGCTGACCTTGTCCATCACCGTGCTGGGCGTGCTGATGGTGGCCGTGCTGCGCTGGCCCCTGCTGTACATCCTGCTGGGACTGGGCGGCATCGGCTGCCTGCTCACGTATCGAAAGCTGTCCGCATGA
- a CDS encoding response regulator: protein MNMDSDSAAKGADEPDWLVEEPLGRADAAAESANAAPWRVLIVDDDVDVHVVTKFALSQASFQGRRLSFLHAYSGAEALALLRNTQDIAVVLLDVIMETQDAGLQVARQVREDLHNSAVRIILRTGQPGQALEHRIIIDYDINDFWCKTDLTTRKLFTTVIASLRTYATLREAQQQVADLAAALAHCGDAPAPPAGGKP, encoded by the coding sequence ATGAATATGGATAGCGACAGTGCCGCCAAGGGAGCGGACGAACCCGACTGGCTGGTCGAGGAGCCACTCGGGCGGGCAGACGCGGCGGCAGAGTCCGCCAACGCGGCGCCATGGCGCGTGCTGATTGTCGATGACGATGTCGATGTGCACGTGGTGACCAAGTTCGCCCTCAGCCAGGCCAGTTTCCAGGGCCGCAGGCTGAGCTTTCTGCACGCGTATTCGGGCGCCGAGGCGCTCGCCTTGCTGCGCAACACACAAGATATCGCCGTGGTGCTGCTCGATGTCATCATGGAAACTCAGGATGCCGGGCTGCAAGTGGCGCGCCAGGTGCGCGAAGACTTGCACAACAGTGCCGTGCGCATCATCCTGCGCACGGGCCAGCCTGGCCAGGCACTGGAACACCGCATCATCATCGACTACGACATCAATGATTTCTGGTGCAAGACCGACCTGACCACGCGCAAGCTGTTTACCACCGTGATCGCCTCGCTGCGCACCTACGCCACCTTGCGCGAAGCGCAGCAACAAGTCGCCGACCTCGCCGCCGCCCTGGCCCACTGCGGCGACGCGCCAGCGCCACCGGCCGGTGGCAAGCCCTGA
- a CDS encoding phosphohydrolase, with protein sequence MITTDYVSTYSGNRFYPLRPHIDKVVIEDIAHGLAYQCRFNGQTQVFYSVAQHSLIVAELVPPHLRLAALLHDAAEAYLGDMVKPLKVLLPEFAVLEDKVSAIIAATYGLDFSDYAPIKRADLIALATEKRDLMPHSAERWAYLDGIAPLPGIIEAMGPAEAKQRFLHAFAQLSGLGLAA encoded by the coding sequence ATGATTACCACCGACTATGTTTCCACTTATTCCGGCAACCGTTTTTATCCCTTGCGCCCGCATATCGACAAGGTAGTCATTGAAGACATTGCCCATGGCCTCGCTTATCAGTGCCGCTTCAATGGACAGACGCAAGTGTTTTACTCGGTCGCCCAGCACAGCCTGATCGTCGCCGAACTGGTGCCGCCCCATTTGCGCCTGGCCGCCCTGCTGCACGACGCGGCGGAAGCCTACCTGGGCGACATGGTGAAGCCCTTGAAAGTACTGCTGCCGGAATTTGCCGTGCTGGAAGACAAGGTCAGCGCCATCATCGCCGCCACGTATGGCCTGGATTTTTCCGATTACGCGCCCATCAAGCGGGCCGACCTGATCGCGCTGGCCACGGAAAAGCGCGACCTGATGCCGCATTCGGCCGAGCGCTGGGCCTACCTTGACGGCATCGCCCCCTTGCCCGGTATAATCGAAGCCATGGGTCCGGCCGAAGCCAAGCAGCGCTTCCTGCATGCGTTTGCCCAGCTGAGCGGGCTGGGGCTGGCGGCGTGA
- a CDS encoding FAD/NAD(P)-binding protein: MTAQPSARPSYIYQGGSVMMHSPLRLKQSEMYGYFVRGDLAKLQATVNTTLNQVAGSKMTLKALSPYVMLTFTRVNHADSANPVDQAKGWITEVDIVTWIMVGEMDAAGKLAHIYWYPCHIFVDDAMALINGRELFGYPKYLCDYAIPAAGSEPLRCAVAAKGFQHFSPETKLALHPLLEVNATVRTGQHKPVNSFLELIEQAFQIFLSIPDFFDMDQAGWADILSLLRTPRIDQIFLKQFPDSAGVKAVYQALVAAPAEINRLHSARLLGYEYECTLHAFDSFPLDQTLGLQLGPQAAILPFHVNFDFTAMPGEELVDNSRIAPEKIAILGGGVAAMTAAFYLTSQPGWQNRHAITLYQLGWRLGGKGASGRNAQVGQRIEEHGLHIWFGFYANAFKMIKEAYASLERPPGSPLATWRDAFKQHDYVALSEDVKGQRRNWSIVFPTLPGEPGEGGEDITLWQMAIAMVGWIEQWLRQIRQVADADARIVRASARPGDGEGEGVWPGWLRRLADEVVGQADELGLDVGLSVGALAALVADLAPDSSRHDQARHQLLASTLNGIRAWLRLRYRALIDGDDELRRLFTCLDLGITVMKGMFEDGVFKHGFDVINDIDFRAWLKKHGGDEQFSVNSAPVRGFYDLVFAYEGGDFAKPNIEAGTLLRAMARIGLAYKGGIMFKMQAGMGDTIFTPLYQVLAKRGVEFKFFQRVEELVPGAGDIDSIRITQQVQLKDPAAGYAPLVDVKGLACWPSAPDYAQIEPAQAALLQAQEVNLESYWSDWPQQYQQAFGRQLPATVLKKAVDFDKVVFGISIGSLPALCPQLLAQSPALQLAADKVKTVATQAYQVWLNKNLAQMGWITQPKGQQPVLSAFTEPYDTWAPMDQLLAHEDWPAGLEPKNVSYFCSAFPVDSYPPVTDIDFPARCAARAKEGALRQLEREIGALWPEAGAPGAFPWQWLVDAKAGTGPARFDSQYWRANVDPSERYVMSVVGSTQYRLATDQSGFSNLFLTGDWIRTGLNAGCVEAAVMAGMQTSRAMTGYPAVIQGEKDF; this comes from the coding sequence ATGACGGCGCAACCTTCGGCAAGACCTTCGTATATCTATCAGGGCGGTTCGGTGATGATGCACTCGCCGCTGCGCCTGAAACAGTCGGAAATGTATGGCTATTTCGTCAGGGGCGACCTGGCGAAACTGCAAGCGACCGTGAATACCACCCTGAACCAGGTGGCGGGCAGCAAGATGACCCTGAAAGCGCTGTCGCCGTATGTGATGCTGACGTTTACGCGCGTCAACCATGCGGACTCGGCCAATCCCGTCGACCAGGCTAAGGGCTGGATCACGGAAGTCGACATCGTCACCTGGATCATGGTGGGCGAAATGGATGCGGCGGGCAAGCTCGCGCATATCTATTGGTACCCGTGCCATATTTTCGTCGATGACGCCATGGCCCTGATCAACGGGCGCGAACTGTTCGGCTATCCGAAATATCTGTGCGACTACGCCATTCCCGCCGCCGGCAGCGAGCCGCTGCGCTGCGCCGTCGCCGCCAAGGGTTTCCAGCATTTTTCGCCGGAAACGAAACTGGCGCTGCACCCGTTGCTGGAAGTCAACGCCACCGTGCGGACGGGGCAGCACAAACCCGTCAACAGTTTCCTGGAACTTATCGAGCAGGCCTTCCAGATATTCCTCTCCATTCCCGATTTCTTCGACATGGACCAGGCCGGCTGGGCCGACATCCTGTCGCTGTTGCGCACCCCCCGCATCGACCAGATATTCCTCAAGCAATTCCCCGACAGCGCGGGCGTGAAAGCCGTGTACCAGGCCCTGGTGGCTGCGCCGGCCGAAATCAACCGCCTGCACAGTGCGCGCCTGCTCGGCTATGAGTATGAATGTACCTTGCACGCCTTCGACAGCTTCCCGCTGGACCAGACCCTGGGCTTGCAGCTGGGACCGCAAGCGGCCATCCTGCCGTTCCATGTGAACTTCGACTTCACGGCCATGCCGGGCGAGGAACTGGTCGACAATTCGCGGATCGCGCCGGAAAAGATCGCCATCCTCGGCGGCGGCGTGGCGGCCATGACGGCGGCCTTTTACTTGACGAGCCAGCCGGGCTGGCAAAACCGGCACGCCATCACTCTCTACCAGCTGGGCTGGCGCTTGGGCGGCAAGGGCGCCAGCGGGCGTAATGCGCAAGTGGGCCAGCGCATCGAGGAACACGGCCTGCACATCTGGTTCGGCTTTTACGCCAACGCCTTCAAGATGATCAAGGAAGCGTATGCGAGCCTGGAACGCCCGCCCGGATCGCCGCTGGCCACCTGGCGCGACGCGTTCAAGCAGCACGATTACGTGGCCCTGTCGGAAGACGTCAAGGGCCAGCGGCGCAACTGGTCGATCGTCTTTCCCACCTTGCCGGGCGAGCCGGGCGAGGGCGGCGAAGACATCACCCTGTGGCAGATGGCCATCGCCATGGTGGGCTGGATCGAGCAGTGGCTGCGCCAGATCCGGCAGGTGGCGGACGCCGACGCGCGCATCGTGCGCGCCAGCGCGCGGCCAGGTGACGGCGAGGGCGAAGGCGTGTGGCCGGGCTGGCTGCGCCGCCTGGCCGACGAAGTGGTGGGGCAGGCCGATGAGCTGGGGCTGGACGTGGGCCTGTCCGTGGGCGCGCTGGCGGCGCTGGTGGCCGACCTGGCGCCGGACTCCTCGCGCCACGACCAGGCGCGCCACCAGCTGCTGGCCAGCACCCTGAACGGCATCCGCGCCTGGCTGCGCCTGCGCTACCGCGCGCTGATCGACGGCGACGACGAACTGCGCCGCCTGTTCACCTGCCTCGACCTGGGCATCACGGTCATGAAGGGCATGTTCGAGGATGGGGTGTTCAAGCACGGCTTTGACGTCATCAACGACATCGATTTCCGCGCCTGGCTGAAAAAACATGGCGGCGACGAGCAGTTCAGCGTCAATTCGGCGCCCGTGCGGGGTTTTTACGACCTGGTGTTCGCCTACGAGGGCGGCGATTTCGCGAAACCGAACATCGAGGCGGGCACCCTGTTGCGGGCGATGGCGCGCATCGGCCTGGCCTACAAGGGCGGCATCATGTTTAAGATGCAGGCCGGCATGGGCGACACGATCTTTACGCCGCTGTACCAGGTGCTCGCCAAGCGCGGCGTGGAATTCAAGTTCTTCCAGCGCGTGGAAGAGCTGGTGCCGGGCGCGGGCGACATCGACAGCATCCGCATCACGCAGCAGGTGCAATTGAAGGACCCTGCCGCCGGCTACGCGCCGCTGGTGGATGTGAAAGGCCTGGCTTGCTGGCCCAGCGCGCCCGATTACGCGCAGATCGAACCGGCCCAGGCGGCGCTGCTGCAGGCGCAGGAAGTCAACCTGGAATCGTACTGGAGCGACTGGCCGCAGCAGTATCAGCAAGCGTTCGGCCGGCAGCTGCCCGCCACGGTATTGAAGAAGGCCGTCGATTTCGACAAGGTGGTGTTCGGCATTTCCATCGGCTCGCTGCCCGCCCTGTGCCCGCAACTGCTGGCGCAAAGCCCGGCCCTGCAGCTGGCGGCCGACAAGGTAAAAACCGTGGCCACGCAGGCCTATCAGGTGTGGCTGAACAAAAACCTGGCGCAGATGGGCTGGATCACGCAACCGAAAGGCCAGCAGCCCGTGCTGTCGGCCTTCACGGAGCCGTACGACACGTGGGCGCCGATGGATCAATTGCTGGCGCACGAAGACTGGCCGGCGGGGCTGGAACCGAAAAACGTCTCGTACTTTTGCAGCGCCTTCCCCGTCGACAGCTACCCGCCCGTCACGGACATCGACTTCCCCGCCCGCTGCGCGGCCAGGGCGAAAGAGGGCGCGCTGCGCCAGCTGGAGCGCGAGATCGGCGCGCTGTGGCCAGAGGCGGGCGCGCCTGGCGCGTTTCCGTGGCAATGGCTGGTCGATGCGAAAGCCGGCACGGGGCCGGCGCGCTTCGACAGCCAGTACTGGCGCGCCAACGTCGACCCGTCCGAGCGCTACGTGATGTCGGTGGTGGGCAGCACGCAGTACCGGCTGGCCACCGACCAATCGGGCTTCAGTAACCTGTTCCTCACGGGCGACTGGATCAGGACGGGCCTCAACGCGGGCTGCGTGGAAGCGGCCGTGATGGCCGGCATGCAGACCTCGCGCGCCATGACGGGCTATCCGGCCGTGATCCAGGGCGAAAAGGACTTCTAG
- a CDS encoding alpha/beta hydrolase, producing MRRLMLLCLVLVHPHAVAAPAGALLLWPGAPPGGAAPGPQRASARGSITQVEQPYLIVHRPAQPNGTAIVLVSGGGYAHIEAGKESGPAASWLQAQGVTAFELVYRLPQEGGGVAAPFQDGQRAMRVIRARAAEWRIDPARIGMLGFSAGAHLAGMTAVQPDAALHAPVDAIDGVSARPDFAVLLYPVLTMQRPFDTTHAKQQLLGSHPTQAARDALSVELHVDARTPPMFIAQALDDPISPPENSLWMAAALRRAGVPVELHQFQSGGHGWGLGKPGSEPAAWPQLLLAWLRSHGWLPQAPG from the coding sequence ATGCGACGCCTGATGCTGTTGTGTCTTGTCCTGGTCCACCCGCACGCGGTTGCCGCGCCGGCCGGCGCGCTGCTGCTATGGCCCGGCGCGCCGCCCGGCGGCGCGGCGCCGGGCCCGCAGCGCGCCAGCGCCAGGGGTTCCATCACGCAGGTGGAGCAGCCTTACCTGATCGTGCATCGCCCGGCGCAGCCGAATGGCACGGCCATCGTGCTGGTCAGCGGCGGCGGTTATGCGCATATCGAGGCGGGCAAAGAAAGCGGCCCGGCCGCCAGCTGGCTGCAGGCGCAGGGCGTCACGGCGTTTGAACTCGTGTACCGCCTGCCGCAGGAGGGCGGCGGGGTGGCCGCGCCATTCCAGGATGGCCAGCGGGCCATGCGCGTGATCCGCGCGCGCGCCGCCGAGTGGCGCATCGACCCGGCGCGCATCGGCATGCTGGGCTTTTCCGCTGGCGCGCACCTGGCCGGCATGACGGCCGTGCAGCCCGATGCGGCCCTGCATGCGCCCGTCGATGCGATCGATGGCGTATCGGCGCGGCCCGACTTTGCCGTGCTGCTGTACCCCGTGCTGACCATGCAGCGGCCATTCGACACGACGCATGCGAAGCAGCAGCTGCTGGGAAGTCACCCCACGCAGGCGGCGCGCGACGCGCTGTCGGTGGAACTGCACGTTGATGCGCGCACGCCGCCCATGTTCATCGCGCAGGCGCTGGACGACCCGATTTCACCGCCCGAGAACAGTCTATGGATGGCCGCCGCCCTGCGCCGTGCGGGCGTGCCCGTGGAGCTGCACCAGTTCCAGAGCGGCGGCCATGGCTGGGGCCTGGGCAAGCCGGGCAGCGAGCCGGCCGCCTGGCCGCAACTGCTGCTGGCGTGGCTGCGATCGCATGGCTGGCTGCCTCAGGCTCCCGGCTGA